In a genomic window of Glycine max cultivar Williams 82 chromosome 13, Glycine_max_v4.0, whole genome shotgun sequence:
- the LOC100797295 gene encoding serine carboxypeptidase-like, producing the protein MASLSRFLKVSLSFMLLFLISISPSFSSPTDHPTSNDLRFSSTAEKLIRGLNLFPKDPINTLKKNDPLFVSGSIVEKRFTFPTLAASSESSIEELGHHAGYYRLPRSKAARMFYFFFESRSSKNDPVVIWLTGGPGCSSELALFYENGPFQLTKNLSLVWNDYGWDKASNIIFVDQPTGTGFSYTSDESDIRHDEEGVSNDLYDFLQAFFKEHPQFTKNDFYITGESYAGHYIPALASRVHQGNKAKEGIHINLKGFAIGNGLTNPEIQYQAYTDYALDRGLIKKAEYNSINKLIPPCKQAIEACGTEGGETCVSSLYVCNKIFNRIMTIADDVNYYDIRKKCVGVLCYDFSVMEDFLNEKTVRDALGVGDLDFVSCSSTVYSAMMQDWMRNLEVGIPTLLEEGIKVLVYAGEEDLICNWLGNSRWVQAMEWSGQKQFGASGTVPFLVDGAEAGTLKSHGPLAFLKVYEAGHMVPMDQPKAALEMLRSWMQGKLTMTKSGDNVSPK; encoded by the exons ATGGCATCATTGTCAAGGTTCCTCAAAGTGTCTCTGTCTTTTATGTTGCTCTTCCTCATCTCCATTTCACCTTCTTTCTCCTCTCCAACTGATCACCCCACAAGCAATGACCTTCGTTTTTCTTCAACAGCAGAAAAACTCATAAGAGGGCTTAACCTGTTCCCGAAAGACCCCATTAACACACTCAAGAAAAATGACCCTCTTTTTGTGTCAGGAAGCATTGTGGAGAAGAGGTTCACTTTCCCTACTCTTGCTGCTTCTTCAGAATCATCTATAGAAGAACTTGGTCACCATGCAGGCTATTATCGCCTTCCTCGTTCCAAAGCTGCaag GATGTTCTACTTTTTCTTTGAATCTCGAAGCAGTAAGAATGATCCTGTTGTCATATGGCTGACTGGAGGACCAGGATGCAGCAGTGAACTAGCTTTGTTTTACGAAAATGGTCCTTTTCAGCTTACCAAGAACTTGTCTCTTGTGTGGAATGACTATGGCTGGGACAAG GcatcaaatattatatttgtagACCAACCCACTGGGACGGGGTTCAGCTATACTTCTGATGAGAGTGACATTCGCCATGATGAAGAGGGCGTTAGCAATGATTTGTATGACTTCTTGCAG GCATTTTTCAAGGAGCACCCTCAATTCACTAAGAATGACTTTTATATTACTGGAGAGTCATATGCTGGACATTACATTCCAGCTCTTGCATCCAGGGTTCACCAAGGAAACAAAGCAAAAGAAGGAATTCATATAAATCTAAAG GGATTTGCTATTGGTAATGGGTTAACCAATCCTGAAATTCAGTACCAGGCGTATACAGACTACGCATTAGACAGGGGACTAATTAAAAAGGCTGAATATAACAGTATCAACAAGTTGATCCCACCATGCAAGCAGGCCATAGAAGCTTGCG GAACTGAAGGTGGAGAAACATGCGTATCTTCATTATATGTTTGCAATAAGATATTCAATCGGATCATGACCATTGCTGATGATGTTAAt TACTATGACATTAGAAAGAAATGTGTGGGAGTTCTGTGTTATGACTTCTCTGTGATGGAGGATTTCTTAAACGAGAAGACAGTGAGAGATGCTTTAGGTGTTGGGGACTTGGACTTCGTTTCATGCAGTAGCACAGTGTATAGTGCTATGATGCAAGACTGGATGAGAAATCTGGAAGTTGGTATTCCCACACTTCTTGAGGAAGGAATCAAGGTGCTTGTGTATGCTGGAGAAGAAGATCTCATATGCAATTGGCTTG GGAATTCAAGGTGGGTTCAAGCAATGGAGTGGTCTGGTCAAAAACAATTTGGGGCGTCTGGTACAGTCCCATTTTTGGTTGATGGTGCTGAAGCAGGAACGCTGAAAAGCCATGGACCTCTCGCTTTCCTCAAG GTATACGAGGCTGGTCACATGGTCCCTATGGATCAACCAAAAGCTGCACTTGAGATGCTAAGAAGCTGGATGCAAGGCAAACTGACAATGACAAAGAGTGGAGATAATGTCTCTCCTAAATGA
- the LOC100500351 gene encoding uncharacterized protein LOC100500351: MNLNKREREMGEEGSTGRVTCSILSIDHTNMFYRVCAVCERTISDPTFVCHPSNPPSKRLFRILMSVATDTQVLTVVCFDRVARLLFGCSADEFFHFAKLHPFSGVTVNEILEGEIFTITLSKPVNANAQHLRVASAVPLSSAFRPAIHLLKQCYETPHHS, translated from the exons atgaacctaaacaagagagaaagagagatggGAGAAGAAGGAAGCACAGGAAGAGTAACGTGCTCGATTTTATCCATAGACCACACCAATATGTTTTACAGAGTCTGCGCCGTTTGCGAAAGAACTATTTCCGACCCCACTTTCGTCTGCCACCCCTCCAACCCTCCCTCCAAACGACTCTTTCGCATCCTC ATGTCGGTTGCCACAGACACACAGGTTCTCACTGTCGTCTGCTTCGACAGGGTTGCCAGGCTCCTCTTCGGCTGCTCCGCCGATGAGTTCTTCCACTTTGCCAAACTTCACCCTTTTTCAG GGGTCACTGTAAATGAAATACTGGAGGGAGAGATCTTCACTATAACTTTATCCAAACCAGTCAATGCCAATGCACAACATTTAAGAGTTGCATCTGCTGTTCCTTTGAGCTCTGCATTTCGACCCGCAATTCACCTTTTGAAACAATGCTACGAAACACCTCATCATTCCTAG